In Priestia megaterium NBRC 15308 = ATCC 14581, the following proteins share a genomic window:
- a CDS encoding sugar-binding transcriptional regulator — protein sequence MDQEKFNKVIEAARMYYILDYNQSEIAKKLGVSRPTVSRLLQTAKEEGIVQIKIVDSSINSEKLSSQLEQKFNLKKAIVTPVPQYENHIIKSHLGVAAADYLYDIVKDGDIIGVTWGTTLYQVAIDLKQKYVNDVQVVQLKGGVSHSETSTYASEIMYLFGKAYNTPPMHLPLPVIVDHVVVKKAMETDRHIKRILDLGKQANIAVFTTGPIKTDSLLFQLGYFSEQDVEMISSRAVGDICSRFFDKDGQICNESLDERTLGLDLEELKKKEYAILVAGGDQKIDSIYGALQGKFANVLVTDQFTARFLLDKQE from the coding sequence ATGGATCAAGAGAAATTTAATAAAGTGATTGAAGCGGCAAGGATGTATTATATTCTTGATTATAATCAAAGTGAAATTGCAAAAAAGCTTGGTGTATCAAGGCCCACGGTTTCTCGATTGCTGCAGACAGCAAAAGAAGAAGGCATTGTTCAAATTAAAATTGTAGATTCATCTATCAATAGTGAAAAGTTGTCTTCTCAGCTTGAACAAAAATTCAATTTAAAAAAAGCAATCGTCACACCGGTGCCTCAATATGAAAATCACATTATTAAAAGTCATCTAGGCGTGGCAGCAGCTGACTATCTCTATGACATTGTAAAAGATGGAGATATTATTGGGGTGACGTGGGGAACAACTCTTTATCAAGTGGCCATCGATTTAAAACAAAAGTATGTGAATGACGTGCAGGTTGTGCAGTTAAAAGGCGGAGTAAGCCATTCGGAAACGAGCACGTATGCTTCTGAAATTATGTACTTATTTGGAAAGGCATACAATACGCCTCCTATGCATCTTCCTTTGCCTGTGATTGTCGATCACGTGGTAGTTAAAAAAGCAATGGAAACGGATCGTCATATTAAGCGCATTTTAGATTTAGGCAAACAAGCCAATATTGCCGTCTTTACTACGGGACCTATTAAAACCGATTCGCTGCTTTTTCAGCTTGGCTACTTTTCCGAACAAGATGTAGAGATGATTTCCTCTCGAGCGGTAGGAGACATTTGTTCACGTTTTTTTGATAAAGATGGACAAATTTGCAATGAAAGCCTGGATGAACGGACGCTTGGACTTGATTTGGAAGAACTAAAGAAGAAAGAGTACGCCATTTTAGTAGCCGGCGGGGATCAGAAAATTGACAGCATTTACGGAGCGCTGCAAGGGAAATTTGCAAATGTGCTCGTTACTGATCAGTTCACGGCGCGCTTTTTGTTAGATAAACAAGAGTAA
- a CDS encoding HNH endonuclease: MSFNLKVGEIKKAYLTEQEIWKIINQFFANGHFTTTYKYGLMKALIENLYNVDNRLVLTFDQVYFSFAKIYWNLVIHHDLNQLNTPNRQSGIQKELKEFQLMHGVPNKVVFDRLPSNFQLQLVERTKKVGARYVVGALYGDMEASIYEFDKRTEYIKFNSSIYIFLQKYRQIVTHLTNYHLAKFLEKHNDKNKLEDVLLKVENISKRESLHAFYNILWKYETKECFYCGKVLSDKRIATHVDHFIPWSYIQSDNMWNLVLSCQSCNTKKSNKLAKSLYLEKMFVRNENLKLTAVHNDFNYYSERKLEALYEYAGMNGYVENWSP; this comes from the coding sequence GTGAGTTTTAATTTAAAAGTAGGAGAAATAAAAAAAGCTTATTTAACAGAACAAGAAATTTGGAAGATCATTAATCAATTTTTTGCTAATGGTCACTTTACCACAACGTATAAATATGGATTAATGAAAGCTTTAATTGAAAACCTATATAACGTTGACAATCGGTTAGTACTCACGTTTGATCAAGTATATTTTTCATTTGCTAAAATATATTGGAATTTGGTTATTCATCATGATTTAAATCAATTAAATACACCCAATAGACAATCTGGAATTCAAAAAGAGTTAAAGGAATTTCAGTTAATGCATGGTGTCCCCAATAAAGTAGTATTTGATCGTTTACCAAGTAATTTTCAATTGCAGTTAGTAGAAAGAACTAAAAAAGTGGGGGCAAGGTATGTAGTAGGGGCGTTATACGGAGATATGGAAGCTTCTATTTATGAGTTTGACAAAAGAACAGAATACATAAAGTTTAATAGCAGTATCTATATTTTTTTACAAAAATATAGACAAATTGTTACTCATTTAACCAATTATCATTTGGCGAAATTTTTAGAAAAGCATAATGACAAAAATAAGTTAGAAGATGTCTTGTTGAAAGTAGAAAATATTTCAAAACGCGAATCGCTGCATGCATTCTATAACATACTTTGGAAATATGAAACAAAAGAATGTTTTTATTGTGGGAAAGTTCTTTCTGATAAACGCATCGCTACTCATGTAGATCATTTTATTCCATGGAGTTATATCCAATCAGATAATATGTGGAATTTGGTGTTAAGCTGTCAAAGTTGCAACACAAAAAAGAGCAATAAACTTGCTAAGAGCTTATACCTTGAGAAGATGTTTGTTCGTAATGAGAATCTTAAATTAACAGCAGTTCACAATGATTTTAACTATTATTCGGAGCGTAAGTTAGAAGCTCTTTATGAGTATGCTGGAATGAATGGATACGTAGAAAACTGGTCTCCATAG
- a CDS encoding nucleoside triphosphate pyrophosphohydrolase translates to MPTYNKLVRDKIPTIIEQSGKTFKSRVLQREEYQHELTKKAKEELQEYIEAPTHQEAIEELADLLEVMHALAAVHGATPEQLEKVREEKAKERGKFDNRVYLVETEEA, encoded by the coding sequence ATGCCTACTTATAACAAGCTAGTGCGAGATAAAATTCCTACGATTATTGAACAAAGCGGAAAAACCTTCAAATCACGCGTGCTGCAGCGAGAGGAATATCAACATGAGCTGACGAAAAAGGCAAAAGAAGAACTTCAAGAGTACATAGAAGCCCCAACGCATCAAGAGGCAATTGAAGAGCTTGCAGATTTACTAGAAGTTATGCACGCGCTAGCAGCTGTGCACGGGGCCACGCCAGAACAACTTGAGAAAGTGCGTGAGGAGAAGGCCAAGGAGCGCGGGAAGTTTGATAATCGGGTTTATTTAGTGGAAACAGAAGAAGCGTAG
- a CDS encoding GH25 family lysozyme: MDKANQKNKRFLAVGVILVVLVSFIFLLWSKGWVIPNAISANRYDVKGVDVSSYQGEINWNVLSKQDIQFAFIKATEGSSFQDPLFKQNWEQANRKTMRIGAYHFFSYDSKGSTQAANFIKAVSLKNNDLPPVIDVEFYGDKKQNLPSQKHVYKELSSMIKRLESHYDKRVILYTTPKAYDLYIKNRYPECDIWIRDVVKKPTLEEQKKWTFWQYTNKGRLSGYKGKETFIDLNVFNGNQAEFERY, from the coding sequence ATAGATAAAGCAAATCAAAAGAACAAAAGATTTCTTGCCGTAGGAGTTATATTAGTCGTTCTTGTAAGCTTTATATTTTTACTATGGAGTAAAGGCTGGGTAATTCCTAATGCGATAAGTGCCAACCGCTATGATGTAAAAGGCGTAGACGTATCTTCTTATCAAGGGGAGATTAATTGGAATGTGCTGAGTAAACAAGATATTCAGTTTGCTTTTATTAAAGCAACGGAAGGAAGTTCATTTCAAGATCCTTTATTTAAACAAAACTGGGAACAAGCAAATCGCAAAACCATGCGGATCGGAGCTTATCACTTCTTTAGTTATGATAGCAAAGGTTCCACACAAGCGGCTAATTTTATCAAAGCAGTCTCTCTTAAAAATAACGATTTGCCTCCAGTGATTGATGTAGAATTTTACGGAGATAAAAAACAAAACCTTCCGTCTCAGAAACATGTATACAAGGAGCTTTCTAGCATGATTAAACGTCTTGAATCTCATTATGACAAGCGCGTCATTCTTTATACGACGCCTAAAGCGTATGACTTGTATATTAAAAACAGATATCCTGAGTGTGATATTTGGATTCGCGATGTTGTGAAAAAGCCTACTCTTGAAGAGCAGAAGAAATGGACGTTTTGGCAGTATACGAATAAAGGGCGGTTAAGCGGCTATAAAGGTAAAGAAACGTTTATTGATTTAAATGTGTTTAACGGAAATCAAGCAGAATTTGAAAGATACTAG
- the plsY gene encoding glycerol-3-phosphate 1-O-acyltransferase PlsY, translating into MNVLTHAIIILLAYLIGSIPFALVIGKGFYKTDVRKHGSGNLGATNTFRTLGKKAGIIVLIGDIAKGSLAVCLPLMMNSHLHMLVPGFIAILGHSYPVFARFKGGKSVATAAGVFLAFSPLAFILGILAFLISLKISKYVSLSSPIGALVAFLTSIYVGDVVLMVFAAIIFVFITWKHIKNFKRIKLGTEPKVNF; encoded by the coding sequence ATGAACGTATTAACACACGCTATAATTATCTTATTAGCTTATTTAATTGGGTCAATTCCTTTTGCTTTAGTGATTGGAAAGGGCTTTTACAAAACCGATGTTCGCAAGCACGGAAGCGGTAACTTAGGAGCCACTAATACCTTTCGTACTTTAGGAAAGAAAGCAGGTATTATAGTATTGATTGGAGATATAGCAAAAGGTTCGCTAGCTGTCTGTTTACCGCTTATGATGAATAGTCACTTGCATATGCTTGTCCCTGGATTTATCGCTATTCTTGGACATAGCTATCCTGTTTTTGCAAGGTTTAAAGGAGGAAAATCTGTAGCGACTGCGGCTGGTGTATTCCTTGCATTTTCACCATTAGCTTTCATTCTAGGAATTCTTGCTTTTTTAATTTCTCTCAAAATTTCTAAATACGTATCCTTATCTTCACCTATTGGCGCATTGGTTGCCTTTTTAACATCAATTTATGTAGGTGATGTAGTTTTAATGGTATTTGCAGCCATTATTTTTGTTTTCATTACATGGAAGCATATTAAAAACTTCAAACGTATTAAATTAGGTACAGAACCTAAGGTTAATTTTTAA
- a CDS encoding DUF1129 family protein, translated as MNAKELIQLNNKKRKELTKENEEYYDNMLVYIRTSVSVSEQQAEELLMELLDHLIDAQAEGKRAEEVFGENLRTYCDEMIKQLPKEPLKSTAFFISFLLLQLASLMAIVSGIGNIVVHYVKDSSQTVYIGTAIVTFVIVAAIISLDVFLLLKWIQKSVYKISNKIKDFFLLFVLIFISLAGMVFLPKLIPPFGYVIEVGGFLYLAAGAVTLIVLRWLNSKYQITK; from the coding sequence ATGAACGCTAAGGAATTAATTCAATTAAATAATAAGAAGCGAAAAGAGCTGACCAAGGAAAATGAAGAGTACTATGATAATATGCTTGTTTACATTCGAACGAGTGTGTCAGTTTCTGAACAGCAGGCTGAAGAGTTATTGATGGAGCTTTTAGATCACCTTATTGACGCACAAGCGGAAGGGAAGCGTGCTGAAGAGGTGTTTGGAGAGAATCTTAGGACGTACTGTGATGAAATGATTAAACAGTTACCTAAAGAACCCTTAAAAAGCACTGCTTTTTTTATAAGCTTTTTATTGTTACAGCTAGCAAGCTTGATGGCTATAGTAAGCGGGATAGGAAATATCGTTGTACATTATGTTAAGGATAGCAGCCAGACTGTTTATATCGGAACAGCAATCGTCACCTTTGTTATTGTTGCAGCTATTATTTCTCTTGATGTTTTTCTGCTTTTAAAATGGATACAAAAATCTGTTTACAAAATTTCGAATAAGATTAAGGACTTTTTTCTACTCTTTGTCTTAATTTTTATTTCTCTTGCCGGGATGGTTTTTTTACCAAAGCTTATTCCACCTTTTGGGTATGTAATAGAAGTTGGAGGTTTCTTATATCTAGCTGCTGGTGCCGTAACACTCATCGTTTTAAGGTGGTTAAATAGTAAATATCAAATTACAAAATGA
- a CDS encoding PadR family transcriptional regulator — protein sequence MSLRSQLLKGILEGCILSIIQKETVYGYELSQKLQQYGLNDVSEGSIYPILLRLQKEGLIKGEMKASPSGPKRKYYHLTASGESALCEIQEEWINIQNPVDKLLNRSFYDER from the coding sequence ATGTCTTTGAGAAGTCAATTGTTAAAAGGAATTTTAGAAGGGTGTATCTTATCAATCATTCAAAAAGAAACGGTTTATGGCTATGAGCTATCTCAGAAGCTTCAACAATATGGATTAAATGATGTGAGTGAAGGTTCGATTTACCCAATTTTACTACGTCTTCAAAAGGAGGGATTAATAAAGGGAGAAATGAAAGCATCGCCTTCGGGTCCTAAACGAAAGTACTATCATCTTACGGCATCTGGTGAGAGCGCATTATGTGAAATCCAAGAGGAATGGATCAACATTCAAAACCCTGTAGATAAATTGTTGAATAGGAGTTTTTACGATGAACGCTAA
- the htpX gene encoding protease HtpX encodes MLKRISLFIFVNILVLITITTITSLLGVQSYMGSSGYGGLLAFSVIAGFSGAIISLMMSRVMAKWMMGVQVIDERSPQGEYERFVLEETHRLASVAGLRKMPQVGIYHSAEVNAFATGPSKRRSLVAVSSGMLERMDRDAISGVIAHEIAHIKSGDMVTTTLLQGVLNTFVIFFSRLVAKAVSNFVREEFAMVVYFLTSIVFEILFSILSSPIIFWHSRRREFKADELAAKLGGKEKMIYALESLRHTTSLVDDRQKSIAAFKISGKEKFSRLFSTHPPLEKRIERLHSL; translated from the coding sequence GTGCTAAAACGAATTTCACTGTTTATTTTCGTTAATATTTTAGTATTAATTACAATCACAACGATTACATCTTTATTAGGTGTTCAAAGCTATATGGGAAGCAGCGGTTACGGCGGCCTGCTGGCATTTAGCGTAATTGCCGGCTTCAGCGGCGCGATTATTTCTCTTATGATGTCACGCGTGATGGCAAAGTGGATGATGGGTGTTCAAGTTATTGATGAACGTTCCCCTCAAGGTGAATACGAACGGTTTGTTCTAGAAGAAACGCACCGACTTGCATCTGTTGCAGGATTAAGAAAAATGCCTCAGGTCGGAATTTATCATTCAGCGGAAGTTAACGCTTTTGCAACTGGGCCAAGTAAAAGACGCTCGCTTGTTGCCGTTTCAAGCGGAATGCTCGAACGAATGGACCGCGATGCGATCAGCGGCGTTATCGCTCACGAAATAGCGCATATTAAAAGCGGTGATATGGTCACAACTACGCTTCTGCAAGGAGTATTAAATACATTTGTTATTTTCTTCTCTCGTTTAGTAGCCAAAGCGGTGTCAAACTTTGTGCGAGAAGAGTTTGCGATGGTTGTTTATTTCCTTACATCGATTGTATTTGAGATTCTCTTTAGTATCTTAAGCAGCCCAATTATCTTCTGGCATTCAAGAAGACGTGAATTCAAAGCCGATGAGCTTGCAGCTAAACTCGGTGGTAAAGAAAAAATGATTTATGCGTTAGAATCGCTTCGTCATACTACTTCATTAGTAGATGACCGTCAAAAATCCATTGCTGCTTTTAAAATTAGCGGCAAAGAAAAATTCTCACGCTTATTTTCTACTCACCCGCCGCTCGAAAAACGCATTGAGCGCTTGCATTCACTATAA
- a CDS encoding MBL fold metallo-hydrolase, which yields MSLDHKVIRIELPTPFPIGPVNVFLLKADKVTLIDAGMKTKEAWNVFEEALRKEGYKVTDIEQVILTHQHPDHTGFLEWLPSDIPVYGHKLVEPWIYQDEEFVQQHNELYRNFLMEFGVSDDVMDTWLRKATAAIQVYSPKGQKLAGYLKEGDTLPYASDWEVIETPGHSLSQLMFYNRKEKVAFGGDHILPKVPSNPYLEPTIQNPKPTPLLDYLASLEKTLNYDIDLIYSGHGEPLSDIHSLIMERIQKQHKWALRVLQAMGEGKKTTLEVSAAFFPDMYQKAPDFIFSEVYGQLTYLEKEGYVELTKNEEGVLLWETTRVLAPQS from the coding sequence ATGAGTTTAGATCATAAAGTGATACGCATTGAGCTGCCTACGCCATTTCCAATTGGACCAGTGAATGTGTTTTTATTAAAAGCAGACAAGGTAACGTTAATTGATGCAGGGATGAAAACCAAAGAAGCGTGGAATGTTTTTGAAGAGGCGCTTCGTAAAGAAGGATATAAAGTAACAGACATTGAACAAGTGATTCTTACTCATCAGCATCCCGATCACACTGGATTTTTAGAATGGCTACCGAGTGATATACCGGTTTACGGTCATAAGCTTGTGGAGCCTTGGATTTACCAAGATGAAGAGTTTGTTCAGCAGCATAATGAGCTATACCGTAATTTTCTTATGGAGTTTGGAGTCAGTGATGATGTAATGGATACATGGCTTCGTAAAGCAACGGCTGCAATTCAAGTATATTCACCTAAAGGGCAGAAGCTAGCAGGGTATTTGAAAGAAGGAGATACACTTCCCTATGCTAGTGATTGGGAAGTGATTGAAACGCCGGGACACTCCTTGAGTCAGCTGATGTTTTACAATCGAAAAGAAAAAGTCGCGTTTGGAGGAGATCATATTTTGCCAAAAGTGCCGTCAAATCCATACTTAGAACCGACAATCCAAAATCCTAAGCCTACGCCGCTATTGGACTACTTAGCGTCTCTAGAAAAAACATTGAACTATGACATTGATTTGATCTACAGCGGACATGGTGAACCGCTTAGTGACATTCATTCTTTAATTATGGAACGTATTCAAAAGCAGCATAAATGGGCGCTGCGCGTGTTACAAGCGATGGGGGAAGGAAAGAAAACAACGCTTGAAGTCAGCGCAGCTTTTTTCCCGGATATGTATCAAAAAGCACCGGACTTCATTTTCTCGGAAGTGTACGGCCAGCTTACGTATTTAGAGAAAGAAGGATACGTTGAATTAACAAAAAATGAAGAAGGCGTCTTGCTGTGGGAAACTACACGTGTGCTTGCTCCTCAGTCATAA
- a CDS encoding YnfA family protein: MIKAIFLFILAGLAEIGGGYLIWQWQREGASSWLGLLGGIALVLYGVIATWQSFPDFGRVYAAYGGIFIVLSLFWAWWVDKKMPDTYDWIGGLVCLIGVAVMLWPRS, from the coding sequence ATGATTAAAGCGATTTTTCTTTTTATCCTAGCGGGTCTTGCTGAAATTGGTGGAGGCTATCTGATTTGGCAGTGGCAGCGCGAAGGAGCATCAAGCTGGTTAGGACTTCTGGGCGGTATTGCTTTGGTGCTGTACGGCGTCATTGCTACGTGGCAGTCGTTCCCGGACTTTGGACGTGTATATGCAGCTTACGGCGGTATTTTTATTGTTTTAAGCCTGTTTTGGGCGTGGTGGGTTGATAAAAAAATGCCCGATACATATGATTGGATTGGCGGACTTGTGTGTCTGATTGGCGTAGCCGTTATGCTTTGGCCAAGAAGTTAA
- a CDS encoding ABC transporter substrate-binding protein — MAFKMKKWPLAAGVLSATLLFSTACSNESASGNKKSGGDQVVVDVFQGKVEIADQLKALTDQYTKEHPNVKFNIQTVGGGADGAAALKAQFASGNAPDLFTNGGYQEAKTWKNKLEDLSDQPWIDDAYENTLTPMTMDGKVYGQPISLEGYGFTYNKKLFKKAGIKELPKTYSELEAAAKKLKAAGITPFSIGYGEWWVLGNHGLNIPFASQKDPDAFIKGLNDGSTKIAGNEQFKQYVKLLDLTVKYGNKNPLTTDYNTQVTKFANGEAAMIQQGNWIQPMLNKITPNMDVGILPMPLSDDVAVADKLAIDVPSNWVIHKQAPAADKKAAKDFLNWMVTSKEGQKALVEDFKYIPAFKSIEAKDIGPLGEELLKYSKDQKTLPWEWTKFPEGVTQKFGADVQEYIGGQTSEDELLKSLDKRWAELK, encoded by the coding sequence ATGGCATTTAAAATGAAAAAATGGCCTTTAGCAGCAGGCGTTTTATCGGCTACGCTTTTATTTTCAACCGCGTGTTCAAACGAAAGCGCATCGGGTAATAAAAAAAGCGGCGGAGATCAAGTAGTAGTAGATGTATTTCAAGGAAAAGTAGAAATCGCTGATCAGCTAAAAGCTCTAACTGATCAATACACAAAAGAACATCCAAATGTGAAGTTCAATATCCAAACGGTCGGTGGAGGAGCTGACGGTGCAGCAGCTTTAAAAGCGCAGTTTGCGTCGGGTAATGCACCTGACCTTTTCACAAACGGGGGATATCAAGAGGCAAAAACGTGGAAAAATAAATTGGAAGATTTATCCGATCAGCCTTGGATTGATGATGCGTACGAAAATACACTTACACCAATGACGATGGACGGTAAAGTATATGGACAGCCAATCAGTCTTGAAGGCTATGGATTTACATATAACAAAAAACTGTTCAAAAAAGCAGGCATCAAAGAACTCCCAAAAACATATTCAGAATTAGAAGCAGCGGCTAAAAAGCTAAAAGCTGCCGGTATTACGCCATTTTCTATCGGCTACGGCGAGTGGTGGGTGCTTGGAAACCACGGCTTAAATATTCCATTTGCTAGTCAAAAAGATCCGGATGCATTTATTAAAGGGTTAAATGACGGCAGTACGAAAATCGCAGGAAACGAGCAGTTCAAACAGTATGTAAAGCTGCTTGATTTAACGGTAAAATACGGAAACAAAAATCCGTTAACGACGGACTACAACACGCAAGTAACGAAGTTTGCGAACGGTGAAGCAGCGATGATTCAGCAAGGAAACTGGATTCAGCCAATGCTTAATAAAATTACGCCGAACATGGATGTAGGTATTCTACCTATGCCGTTAAGCGATGATGTAGCTGTAGCTGACAAGCTTGCAATCGACGTTCCAAGCAACTGGGTTATTCACAAACAAGCACCAGCGGCAGATAAAAAAGCAGCAAAAGACTTCTTAAACTGGATGGTCACATCTAAAGAAGGCCAAAAAGCGTTAGTAGAAGACTTTAAGTACATTCCAGCTTTTAAATCAATTGAAGCAAAAGACATTGGACCTTTAGGCGAAGAACTTCTTAAATATTCTAAGGATCAAAAAACGCTTCCTTGGGAATGGACAAAATTCCCTGAAGGCGTAACGCAAAAATTTGGAGCGGATGTACAAGAATACATCGGCGGCCAAACATCTGAAGATGAGCTGTTAAAATCATTAGATAAAAGATGGGCTGAGTTGAAGTAA
- a CDS encoding carbohydrate ABC transporter permease — translation MGNKYTSKTFIVEILAVLLGLVFLVPFYYVLSNSLKSFAEILSNTSALPTTIQFQNFVNAFNQMNYLKVLSNSLIITVISNAVLVIFCSMAAYMLVRTKKKISSIIFMAFVAAMVIPFQSIMIPLVKVAGNLNLLNSIWGIVIMYLGFGSGMTIFLYHGFIKGIPVELEEAAIIDGCSRLGVFWRIVFPLLKPITVTVVILNSLWIWNDFLLPSLVLQDPELRTIPLATFFFFGQYTKQWDLALAALVISIIPLLIFFFAMQKHIVKGITSGSIK, via the coding sequence ATGGGAAACAAATATACGAGCAAAACCTTTATTGTTGAAATTTTAGCAGTCCTGCTTGGACTAGTGTTCTTGGTTCCATTTTATTACGTGCTTTCAAACTCACTGAAGTCATTTGCAGAAATTTTATCAAACACATCGGCACTGCCGACAACAATTCAGTTTCAAAACTTTGTTAATGCATTCAACCAAATGAATTACTTAAAAGTGCTTAGCAACTCGCTGATCATTACAGTCATTAGTAACGCAGTTCTAGTCATCTTCTGTTCAATGGCAGCTTACATGCTGGTTCGAACAAAGAAAAAAATCAGCAGCATTATCTTTATGGCATTCGTAGCGGCAATGGTTATTCCGTTTCAATCCATCATGATTCCGCTTGTAAAAGTAGCAGGAAACTTAAATCTATTAAACAGCATCTGGGGTATTGTGATCATGTATTTAGGCTTTGGTTCTGGTATGACGATTTTCTTATACCACGGATTTATTAAAGGAATTCCAGTTGAGCTAGAAGAAGCCGCAATCATCGACGGATGCTCACGTCTAGGCGTATTCTGGAGAATTGTGTTCCCGTTATTAAAACCAATTACAGTAACCGTAGTTATCTTAAACAGCCTATGGATTTGGAATGACTTCTTACTTCCGTCTCTTGTTCTGCAAGATCCTGAGCTAAGAACGATTCCACTTGCGACATTCTTCTTCTTTGGTCAGTATACAAAGCAGTGGGATTTAGCACTAGCAGCACTTGTAATCAGTATTATCCCGCTATTAATCTTCTTCTTTGCAATGCAAAAACACATTGTTAAAGGAATTACAAGCGGTTCAATTAAATAA
- a CDS encoding carbohydrate ABC transporter permease has translation MNSQSKLQETEYVPLEQELKREPSINTKKRKNLKNVGLFALFVGPALLAFCVIVLIPFFTGIYYSFTDWNGVNGTINWVGLDNFKYLFTEDKQFQQSFWVTTKYTVVAIILTNVVGFVLAILVTQMLKTRNILRTVFFMPNLIGGLLLGFVWQFIFVKGFASIGQITGISLFELPWLGDAKTAFWGIVIVSVWQGAGYIMLIYTAALQNVPQELIEAAKIDGASRWQILRHITIPMVAPAVTVCLFLTISWSFKVFDVNLSLTNGGPFKSTEMLALNIYTEAFVNNRYGLGEAKALIFFIVVAAITIIQVTYTKKKEVES, from the coding sequence ATGAATAGCCAAAGTAAATTACAGGAGACAGAATATGTTCCTTTAGAGCAAGAACTTAAAAGAGAACCATCCATTAATACAAAAAAACGTAAAAATTTGAAAAATGTAGGTTTATTTGCTCTATTTGTAGGGCCCGCACTTTTAGCGTTTTGTGTGATTGTACTTATACCATTTTTTACAGGGATTTATTACTCATTTACAGACTGGAACGGAGTAAACGGTACGATTAACTGGGTGGGACTTGATAACTTTAAATACTTGTTCACCGAAGATAAGCAGTTTCAGCAATCGTTTTGGGTCACAACAAAATATACGGTCGTTGCGATTATCTTAACGAATGTGGTTGGGTTCGTGTTAGCAATCCTTGTTACTCAAATGTTAAAAACACGAAACATTTTACGTACGGTTTTCTTTATGCCGAATTTAATTGGCGGACTTTTACTAGGATTTGTATGGCAGTTCATTTTTGTAAAAGGATTTGCATCTATCGGACAAATCACGGGAATTTCGCTTTTTGAACTTCCTTGGTTGGGAGACGCAAAAACAGCATTTTGGGGCATCGTGATTGTAAGTGTATGGCAAGGAGCAGGCTATATCATGCTTATTTACACAGCAGCACTGCAAAACGTACCGCAAGAGCTAATTGAAGCAGCAAAAATTGACGGAGCAAGCAGATGGCAAATTCTTCGTCACATTACAATTCCAATGGTAGCACCGGCAGTAACGGTTTGTTTATTCTTAACGATTTCATGGTCATTCAAAGTATTTGATGTCAACTTATCATTAACAAACGGTGGTCCATTCAAATCAACAGAAATGTTAGCGCTTAACATTTATACAGAAGCATTTGTTAATAACAGATACGGTCTAGGTGAAGCAAAAGCCTTAATTTTCTTCATCGTCGTAGCAGCAATTACAATTATTCAAGTAACATACACCAAGAAGAAGGAGGTTGAATCGTGA